In Hyphomicrobiales bacterium, a single window of DNA contains:
- a CDS encoding uroporphyrinogen-III synthase, with amino-acid sequence MRVILTRPTKDATPLAAKVKALGHEPLIVPLLEIAPRGGATIPAEPYQGVCITSANGLANVALLAGVMHLPVYCVGPQSAAAARTAGFVQVRAHGGDVDGLAAFIVQHLAKDKGPLLYLSGAATSGDLEGKLRAAGFHVTRVVAYDAVSTTPADLREAVSTSDAVLLYSPRSAALWRAAIEKAGCAQHMARMTHLCLSANVARALPPGWPHEIAANPDEEAMLAALETLEPLPEQE; translated from the coding sequence ATGAGAGTGATCCTCACGCGGCCCACCAAAGATGCAACGCCCCTTGCCGCGAAGGTGAAGGCGTTGGGGCATGAGCCCCTGATCGTGCCGCTGCTGGAGATTGCTCCACGCGGCGGTGCCACGATTCCGGCGGAGCCGTACCAGGGCGTCTGCATCACCAGCGCCAACGGCCTTGCCAATGTGGCGTTGCTCGCGGGAGTGATGCATCTCCCGGTCTATTGTGTCGGCCCCCAGTCCGCCGCCGCAGCGCGCACCGCCGGGTTTGTGCAGGTGCGGGCCCATGGCGGCGATGTCGATGGCCTCGCGGCATTCATCGTGCAACATCTTGCAAAGGACAAAGGCCCGCTTCTCTATCTCTCCGGTGCCGCTACCTCGGGCGACCTCGAAGGCAAGCTCCGGGCCGCCGGTTTCCATGTCACGCGCGTCGTCGCCTATGATGCCGTCTCGACAACACCGGCCGACCTTCGGGAGGCTGTCTCAACGTCGGATGCCGTTCTGCTCTACTCGCCCCGCAGCGCGGCACTGTGGCGCGCAGCGATTGAAAAGGCGGGCTGCGCACAACACATGGCGAGGATGACTCACCTCTGTCTTTCCGCCAACGTGGCACGTGCGCTACCGCCCGGCTGGCCGCATGAAATTGCCGCAAATCCTGACGAAGAGGCGATGCTTGCGGCACTTGAAACGCTTGAACCCTTGCCCGAACAGGAATAG
- the tsaD gene encoding tRNA (adenosine(37)-N6)-threonylcarbamoyltransferase complex transferase subunit TsaD has protein sequence MAASATLILGLETSCDETAAAVVRRDSEGRGTILSNVVLSQVKDHAPYGGVVPEVAARAHIRHIGRLAEQALTEARVEAGALSAVAATAGPGLVGGLLVGHTFGKGFALAQGLPFLAINHLEGHALTPRLLGPCVFPYLLLLISGGHTQFQLVNGVGAYQRLGTTIDDALGEAFDKTAKLLGLGYPGGPQVEELAKLGNPLRFPLPRPLKGRADCNFSFSGLKTAVREIVQALPRVSDDDRADVCASFERAVAETVADRTRRAMALFREMCPEAATPAFVVAGGVAANARLRAMFAEVAEANGFALAVPPFDLCTDNAAMIAWAGAERLALGLQDELDFAARARWPLDAVSAPLVGHGRLGAKA, from the coding sequence ATGGCCGCATCCGCAACCCTCATTCTTGGACTTGAAACCTCCTGCGACGAGACGGCAGCCGCCGTGGTGCGCCGCGATTCGGAGGGGCGCGGGACCATCCTCAGCAATGTGGTGTTGTCGCAGGTCAAGGATCACGCGCCTTATGGCGGCGTGGTGCCGGAAGTGGCGGCGCGCGCCCACATCCGCCACATCGGCAGGCTGGCAGAGCAGGCGCTAACGGAGGCGAGGGTCGAGGCGGGAGCGCTTTCTGCCGTGGCCGCCACGGCGGGGCCCGGCCTGGTGGGTGGACTGCTCGTGGGGCATACGTTCGGGAAAGGCTTCGCGCTGGCGCAGGGCCTGCCATTTCTCGCCATCAACCACCTGGAAGGACATGCGCTCACGCCGCGTCTCCTGGGGCCGTGCGTTTTCCCCTATCTGCTGCTGCTGATTTCCGGCGGGCACACGCAATTCCAGTTGGTGAACGGCGTGGGCGCCTACCAGCGTCTCGGCACCACCATTGATGACGCGCTCGGCGAGGCCTTCGACAAGACGGCCAAGCTGCTCGGCCTTGGCTATCCCGGCGGGCCGCAGGTGGAAGAACTGGCGAAGCTCGGCAATCCCCTGCGCTTTCCGCTGCCACGTCCGCTCAAGGGCCGGGCCGATTGCAATTTCTCCTTCTCGGGCCTCAAGACCGCCGTGCGCGAGATCGTGCAGGCCCTGCCCCGCGTGAGCGACGACGACCGCGCCGATGTCTGCGCCTCCTTCGAGCGTGCCGTGGCCGAGACGGTGGCGGACCGGACGCGCCGCGCCATGGCGCTGTTCCGGGAGATGTGCCCGGAGGCCGCTACGCCCGCCTTCGTGGTGGCGGGCGGCGTAGCAGCCAATGCGCGGCTGCGGGCGATGTTTGCCGAGGTGGCGGAGGCGAACGGATTCGCGCTCGCTGTCCCGCCGTTTGATCTGTGTACGGACAATGCGGCGATGATCGCCTGGGCGGGGGCGGAGCGCCTTGCGCTCGGACTGCAGGATGAACTGGATTTTGCCGCGCGGGCGCGCTGGCCGCTCGATGCGGTTTCGGCCCCGCTCGTGGGGCACGGACGGCTGGGGGCGAAGGCATGA
- a CDS encoding VOC family protein yields the protein MLFSLHHVSIPTNNMEAARSFYENVLGLKKVPRPPFSIDGEWYGIGPLQIHLTAHPKANFRTGRAVDNDDIHFALRVEDFEAAVTHLHHLGYDENHPENHPQKLILKRTGLAGFPQVFLMDPDRNLIEINRAPFNF from the coding sequence ATGCTTTTTTCGCTGCACCACGTTTCTATCCCAACCAATAACATGGAAGCCGCGCGCTCGTTTTATGAGAACGTGCTCGGCTTGAAGAAGGTGCCACGGCCCCCATTTTCCATTGATGGTGAATGGTATGGCATCGGACCACTGCAAATCCATCTTACCGCTCACCCCAAGGCCAACTTTCGAACTGGCCGTGCGGTAGACAATGATGACATTCATTTTGCACTGCGGGTGGAGGACTTCGAAGCCGCCGTCACTCATTTGCATCATTTAGGGTACGATGAAAACCATCCTGAAAATCACCCCCAAAAACTGATATTGAAGCGAACGGGGTTGGCAGGATTTCCTCAGGTATTCCTGATGGACCCCGACAGAAACTTGATTGAGATAAATCGCGCTCCATTCAATTTCTAA
- a CDS encoding NAD(P)-dependent glycerol-3-phosphate dehydrogenase: protein MTKKIWVLGGGSWGSALAHVARGAGHDVAVWSRANKDMRLARDADAVIVAVPAQAVRLVLTEVQVPDKAAVIIAAKGIERGTGHFMHQVVRSRAPENPALILSGPSFAADVLAGKPTAVTLGGPTLELANAWAQALSLPHFRIYGSDDVLGVALGGAIKNVLAIACGISDGRRLGDSARAALITRSFAELTRFGQAIGVRADTLMGLSCLGDLMLTCTSPQSRNYSAGRLIGSGAAVPEALAATAGTVEGAYTALVAVDLAARHGVDMPIVSAVHAILDRNTSPEDEINRLLARPLKSEF, encoded by the coding sequence ATGACGAAAAAGATCTGGGTGCTGGGCGGCGGGTCGTGGGGTTCGGCGCTGGCGCATGTGGCACGCGGTGCGGGGCACGACGTCGCCGTCTGGAGCCGCGCCAACAAGGACATGCGGCTTGCGAGAGATGCGGACGCGGTGATCGTGGCCGTACCGGCGCAGGCGGTGCGGCTGGTGCTGACCGAGGTGCAGGTGCCGGACAAGGCTGCCGTCATCATTGCGGCCAAGGGCATTGAACGCGGCACCGGTCACTTCATGCATCAGGTGGTGCGGTCGCGCGCGCCGGAAAACCCCGCACTCATCCTGTCGGGGCCGAGCTTTGCGGCGGATGTGCTGGCGGGCAAACCCACGGCCGTGACGCTGGGCGGCCCCACGCTCGAGCTTGCCAATGCCTGGGCGCAGGCGTTGAGCCTGCCGCACTTCCGCATCTACGGTTCCGACGACGTGCTGGGCGTGGCCCTTGGCGGAGCCATCAAGAACGTGCTCGCCATCGCCTGCGGGATTTCCGACGGACGCAGGCTCGGCGACAGCGCGCGCGCGGCCCTCATCACGCGGAGCTTTGCCGAACTCACCCGTTTTGGGCAGGCGATCGGCGTGCGCGCCGATACGCTGATGGGCCTCTCCTGTCTCGGCGACCTGATGCTGACCTGCACCAGTCCGCAATCGCGCAACTATTCTGCGGGCCGCCTGATCGGCAGCGGTGCTGCCGTGCCTGAGGCGCTGGCCGCGACCGCGGGCACCGTGGAAGGTGCCTATACCGCACTTGTCGCCGTTGATCTGGCCGCGCGTCATGGCGTGGACATGCCCATCGTGTCCGCCGTGCATGCCATCCTTGACCGCAACACCTCGCCCGAGGATGAAATCAACCGCCTGCTGGCGCGTCCTCTCAAATCCGAATTCTGA
- a CDS encoding heme biosynthesis protein HemY — protein sequence MIRMIWRFALLVAVAVFFSWLADRPGSVTVTWLGRQYEMKLFVAVALTIMLIVALSFLWSLLRRVLRSPTAAREFFRFRKHRKAYESLSKGIVAAGAGDAHAASRHAAIAANTLSDEPLVNVLAAQAAQLRGDRESVKRIFETMAKDPETELMGLRGLFSEARQSGDLVAALQHAEKALARNPRLPWASTAVLQVQAARKLWLPAAHTLDQQGRSGLISRADAARKRAALITAEALAIEDDNRTRALELALDALRLDPALVPAASIAARSHIASGNVRKAQKLLRTTWALAPHPDLAELMARSVTGDGPEARFERVRDLVGATPDSLEGACALARAAVAARRLDVARAALAPYAAERPPARVCALMGEIEDAEGDKGKSREWFARAIHAPRDPMWVSDGVASPRWMPLSPVTGEIVPSEWKVPFDMLPVEPLDAPAAERVAEIAAPAAVREATGEPPKSLPFDRPPDDPGVDAPERIDG from the coding sequence ATGATCAGGATGATCTGGCGATTTGCCTTGCTGGTGGCAGTGGCCGTTTTCTTCTCCTGGCTGGCCGACCGTCCCGGCAGCGTGACGGTCACATGGCTCGGCCGCCAGTATGAGATGAAACTCTTCGTGGCGGTGGCGTTGACGATCATGCTGATCGTGGCGTTGTCGTTCCTCTGGTCACTGTTGCGCCGCGTCTTGCGCAGCCCCACGGCGGCCCGCGAGTTCTTCCGCTTCCGCAAGCACCGCAAGGCCTATGAGTCGCTGTCCAAGGGAATCGTTGCCGCCGGTGCCGGCGATGCCCATGCCGCCTCCCGCCATGCCGCGATCGCGGCCAATACCCTGTCGGACGAACCGCTGGTCAACGTGTTGGCCGCCCAGGCCGCGCAATTGAGGGGCGACCGCGAAAGCGTGAAGCGGATCTTCGAGACCATGGCGAAGGACCCGGAAACCGAACTGATGGGCCTGCGCGGCCTCTTCTCCGAAGCCCGCCAGTCCGGCGATCTCGTCGCGGCACTCCAACATGCCGAGAAGGCGCTGGCCCGCAATCCGCGCCTGCCTTGGGCCTCCACAGCCGTGTTGCAGGTGCAGGCCGCCCGCAAGCTCTGGCTTCCGGCGGCACACACCCTGGACCAGCAGGGCCGTTCCGGATTGATCTCCCGGGCTGATGCGGCGCGCAAACGCGCCGCCCTCATCACCGCCGAAGCACTTGCCATCGAAGACGATAACCGGACCCGCGCCCTGGAATTGGCGCTGGATGCGCTCCGTCTCGATCCCGCGCTCGTTCCCGCCGCCTCCATTGCGGCCCGGAGTCACATCGCATCCGGCAATGTGCGCAAGGCCCAGAAGCTGTTGCGCACCACTTGGGCGCTCGCCCCCCATCCGGACCTTGCCGAGTTGATGGCACGATCCGTGACAGGTGATGGTCCGGAGGCCCGTTTCGAACGGGTGCGTGATCTCGTGGGTGCCACCCCCGATTCGCTTGAAGGCGCCTGCGCCCTCGCCAGGGCTGCCGTGGCGGCGCGCCGCCTCGACGTGGCCCGCGCCGCACTGGCGCCCTATGCCGCCGAACGTCCCCCGGCCCGGGTTTGCGCCCTGATGGGCGAAATCGAAGATGCGGAAGGCGACAAGGGCAAGTCGCGGGAATGGTTTGCCCGCGCCATCCATGCCCCCCGCGATCCCATGTGGGTGTCGGATGGCGTGGCCAGCCCGCGCTGGATGCCGCTGTCCCCGGTGACAGGTGAAATCGTGCCTTCCGAATGGAAGGTGCCCTTCGACATGCTGCCAGTGGAACCGCTGGACGCGCCGGCAGCCGAACGGGTGGCGGAAATCGCCGCCCCCGCGGCCGTGCGCGAGGCCACGGGCGAGCCGCCAAAATCGCTGCCCTTCGACCGTCCGCCCGATGATCCGGGCGTCGATGCGCCCGAACGCATTGACGGTTGA
- a CDS encoding methyltransferase, protein MTPDERARFVRAHTEILAPPLVPEVKLHLAHEALPIWQKTEEELGEIGLPPPFWAFAWAGGQALARHVLDHPALVMGKRVVDLASGSGLVGIAALKAGAVEVLAADIDLFAVAAMEINAALNGVALRITGDNLLAHAAPRHDVILVGDLFYEQSLAATCFAWLTAAREEGAIVFIGDPGRSYLPKDKLVSIATYAVPVTRDLEDAEIKKTSVWRLA, encoded by the coding sequence ATGACGCCGGACGAGCGCGCCCGCTTCGTGCGTGCGCACACCGAGATCCTTGCGCCACCGCTGGTGCCGGAGGTGAAGCTTCACCTCGCCCATGAGGCGTTGCCGATCTGGCAGAAGACGGAAGAGGAACTGGGCGAGATCGGATTGCCGCCGCCGTTCTGGGCCTTTGCCTGGGCAGGCGGTCAGGCGCTGGCACGGCATGTGCTGGATCATCCTGCACTGGTGATGGGAAAGCGCGTGGTGGACCTCGCCTCCGGCTCCGGGCTTGTGGGCATTGCGGCGCTGAAGGCCGGTGCGGTGGAAGTGCTTGCAGCCGACATCGACCTCTTCGCCGTGGCGGCGATGGAGATCAACGCAGCGCTCAACGGTGTTGCCCTGCGCATCACCGGCGACAATCTGCTGGCCCACGCAGCACCTCGCCACGACGTGATCCTCGTCGGAGATTTGTTTTACGAACAATCACTTGCGGCTACCTGCTTCGCCTGGCTCACAGCGGCGCGGGAAGAAGGTGCAATCGTCTTCATCGGTGATCCCGGGCGCAGCTACCTGCCCAAGGACAAGCTCGTCTCCATCGCCACCTACGCGGTGCCTGTGACGCGCGACCTTGAAGATGCGGAGATCAAGAAGACGTCGGTATGGCGGCTGGCTTGA
- a CDS encoding EVE domain-containing protein, which produces MAFWLFKSEPDVFSFDMLMKKGERGEEWSGVRNYQARNNMRAMRLGERGFFYHSNIGKAVVGIVEVCKTIHPDSTADKPAWECVDVRAVAPLPQPVSLDAIKEVAALAEMVLVKNSRLSVQPVTAVEFRAICKMGGLDPASFAP; this is translated from the coding sequence ATGGCCTTCTGGCTGTTCAAGTCAGAACCCGACGTGTTCTCCTTCGACATGCTGATGAAGAAAGGCGAGCGGGGCGAGGAATGGAGTGGGGTTCGCAACTACCAGGCCCGCAACAACATGCGGGCGATGAGACTCGGTGAACGCGGCTTCTTCTATCACTCCAACATCGGCAAGGCGGTGGTTGGCATCGTCGAGGTGTGCAAGACCATCCATCCGGATTCGACCGCCGACAAGCCGGCGTGGGAATGCGTTGACGTGCGCGCCGTGGCGCCGCTGCCGCAACCTGTCAGCCTTGATGCCATCAAGGAAGTGGCGGCCCTTGCGGAGATGGTGCTGGTGAAGAACTCGCGGCTTTCCGTGCAGCCGGTCACGGCCGTGGAATTCCGCGCCATCTGCAAGATGGGCGGGCTCGATCCCGCATCGTTTGCCCCATGA
- a CDS encoding DMT family transporter, with protein sequence MPALRHILYFIALGTFWGVSPSLYKYWGESGVPVSHVICYTGLGLAVFLFCVARLWEGDWGWSPAILKYGLVCATLMNVPFAWSLTLARHVPAPELALVFSISPIISFLVGALTGRDPLTRRRIIAILFGFAASSLLVLTRDGMVSGAVSWWLLASFINPLLWATYNWYAQQNWPKDGTTFSVGAAESLLSGLLALPFVLVLSPPWSTAYSGPVVWWSLVFATGMWVAERISFFTLIREKGASYTSQAVYLSSPAAVFIAMYFFGGAGDPWLWAALALIMVALYLNNSGAPLKPAAIPTSS encoded by the coding sequence ATGCCGGCTCTGCGCCATATCCTGTATTTCATCGCCCTCGGAACGTTCTGGGGCGTTTCCCCCAGCCTGTACAAGTACTGGGGCGAGAGCGGCGTGCCGGTCAGCCATGTCATCTGCTACACGGGCCTGGGCCTTGCGGTATTCCTGTTCTGCGTCGCCCGTCTCTGGGAAGGTGACTGGGGCTGGAGCCCGGCCATCCTGAAGTATGGACTTGTCTGCGCCACGCTGATGAACGTGCCCTTTGCCTGGTCCCTCACCCTGGCGCGCCATGTGCCGGCCCCGGAACTGGCGCTGGTGTTCTCGATCTCGCCCATCATCAGCTTTCTCGTGGGCGCGCTCACGGGCCGTGATCCGCTCACGCGCCGCCGCATCATCGCCATCCTCTTCGGCTTTGCGGCCTCTTCGCTTCTGGTGCTGACGCGCGACGGCATGGTGAGCGGCGCGGTGTCTTGGTGGCTGCTGGCATCCTTCATCAATCCGCTGCTGTGGGCCACCTACAACTGGTACGCCCAGCAGAACTGGCCGAAAGACGGCACCACGTTCTCCGTCGGAGCGGCGGAGTCGCTGCTCTCGGGACTGCTGGCCTTGCCCTTCGTGCTGGTGCTTTCGCCGCCGTGGTCAACGGCCTACAGCGGGCCGGTGGTCTGGTGGAGCCTCGTCTTCGCCACCGGCATGTGGGTGGCGGAACGCATTTCCTTCTTCACCCTCATTCGCGAGAAAGGGGCGAGCTACACGTCGCAGGCAGTCTATCTCTCCTCGCCCGCCGCCGTCTTCATCGCCATGTATTTCTTCGGCGGTGCGGGCGATCCCTGGCTGTGGGCCGCGCTGGCGCTCATCATGGTGGCGCTTTACCTGAACAACAGCGGCGCGCCCCTCAAGCCAGCCGCCATACCGACGTCTTCTTGA
- the hemC gene encoding hydroxymethylbilane synthase, with the protein MTKIRIGTRGSPLALAQAHETRRRLMAAHGLPEEEFEIVVITTTGDRIRDRPLSEIGGKGLFTKEIEEALFAREIDLAVHSMKDMPAVLPDGLAFAATLPREDARDALISLSATSLQDLKLGATLGSSSVRRTAQALRLRPDLKVVQFRGNVETRLRKLADGVADASFLAVAGLNRLGLSHHIAAIVPMEEMLPAIAQGAIGIEIHAGNARIRTMLGAINHVETADAIACERAFLAALDGSCRTPIAGHARLANGVLHFRGETLTLDGSKVFTAERSGAPADAAQMGTDAAAEVKAKGGSLIVGAA; encoded by the coding sequence ATGACCAAAATCCGTATCGGAACACGGGGTTCGCCCCTCGCACTCGCCCAGGCCCACGAAACCCGCCGCCGCCTCATGGCGGCCCACGGACTGCCGGAGGAGGAATTCGAGATCGTCGTCATCACCACGACAGGCGACCGCATCCGCGACCGCCCCCTGTCAGAGATCGGCGGCAAGGGCCTCTTCACCAAGGAAATCGAGGAGGCGCTCTTCGCCCGCGAGATCGACCTCGCCGTTCATTCCATGAAGGACATGCCGGCGGTGTTGCCGGATGGACTCGCCTTCGCCGCCACGCTGCCGCGCGAAGATGCGCGTGATGCCCTGATCAGCCTGAGCGCGACGTCGCTGCAAGACCTGAAGCTGGGCGCGACGCTGGGCTCGTCCTCGGTGCGCCGCACGGCCCAGGCGCTGCGTCTCCGTCCCGACCTGAAGGTGGTGCAGTTTCGCGGCAATGTGGAAACGCGCCTGCGTAAATTGGCGGATGGCGTGGCCGATGCCAGCTTCCTTGCCGTCGCCGGCCTCAATCGTCTCGGCCTGTCGCACCACATCGCCGCCATCGTGCCGATGGAGGAGATGCTGCCCGCCATCGCGCAAGGTGCGATCGGCATCGAGATCCATGCCGGCAACGCCCGCATCCGCACGATGCTCGGCGCCATCAACCACGTGGAGACGGCCGACGCCATCGCCTGCGAGCGCGCTTTCCTCGCGGCGCTCGATGGTTCCTGCCGCACACCCATCGCCGGACATGCGAGGCTCGCCAATGGAGTTCTCCACTTCCGCGGCGAAACGCTGACCCTCGACGGAAGCAAGGTGTTCACCGCCGAACGGAGCGGCGCGCCCGCCGATGCCGCGCAGATGGGAACGGATGCTGCAGCCGAAGTGAAGGCAAAGGGCGGCAGTCTCATCGTCGGCGCGGCCTGA